aaaaatgtagaaaatcgaggcagtttcttgaaagtgcttatgttagttatgttgaaaaagtgctatgatgttttcccatttcatcccattatcacgacgattgttggaatgttcgaactagaagattgtgatgctcattgtgaaaaaattcgtgaataattcagacgaattttattggtgagattttgaagcattattctattttttacacttgtgtcctgagtctctactgtcagttggtattgaaatgagccatttcataaaatcgtgtaagttactaaaaaataatgagaacaattcggcaatcctaagtttccattttcattaccacgtaaatatcgaacagggcaatatcctaaacgaaaccacatggtcgaaccaggagataagttttttcccactgttttgcgataattcagctaacaaacggtctagagttgtattaggatctatttcagtaatcatttacaattttttttcaactttgtcattttgaaagttttgatttttggtgaaactcttCATTTTGAGCAGTTCTAcctcctgttgaaaaaaagccttaccttcAAATAAACCCTGTATACAACGTAATATAAAAAGCAACGCTAGAATTTCAAGTAACTTGTTGCAAGACACTATAATTTCAttaagaaaaaataaatgataataaaattcaaatgagGACTATAAACTCAATAATTCatatcaaataataataatttataaacagaaaaaataGAGTGATATGCCTACACTTTATATCTTGAGAAATGagattcaaaaaaatatgtacCAAATATTGATGGACCACTCACTTTTCTTTCACAGATTCAACGCACATCTGCCACCTTGGCCTTCTTGAAACAGCAGTCAGAGATTCCATATATTCATGGGCTTTATTCACCAAATCACTCGGCATGAATTTGATGAAGTACTGTAGCGTATGCCAAGCCACAAAATTTGCCAGAACTCTGAAATTTAATTTAAGAATGAAGGATGTTTAAAGATTCTTTCAATATTCACTTTAATCATTTGTGATTTCATTCATGTAGTTTACTAATTACTGAGCATTTTTTATTGTTATGCATTTAGACATTAAGTACCTACACTGTTGTCTTCTCTTTAATTCTTTTTTGCTTAATTGCTTACTGcaattaataataaaataatgccTGCAGGCATTATTCACTCTGTTGAATAATAAATTAGATAATAATGTCATTTCAGTTTTGTTGCTTAGTTCCTAACCTAATTATATTATTAATACATTTTACCTTTTTTAACTACTTCGTATTTTTCGTGTTTATGACTCCAGGCATGCGATTACATTATAAGTAAATAGATCAGATGATAATCATCAGTTAATACTTATGTTTCTGTTGTTAAAAACAAGGAAGTAACTAAGCAATAAAAACTTGAATAAAATTATCATCAATAAACAACAAACCCCTCATATCTACAAACGACTGGAACAGAATAACGCAATAAATCCACTACAAGAGTAAGAGAAGAAAATCAGCAGAAGCAAATATGAGGGAGTGAATTTCTTGCCGTTTTGCTCGAAAAGTAAGAAATCCGCAATCGGAAGGGCCCTATTCAATTTGTTGCCATATCTCACTCAAAAAAGTCGCTCTTGTAAATTATTGACGAGAGTCTATCGAGCAACGAAAAGCTCGAGATGGTGGAATGAATATAGAGAAGATACGAGCGATGCAAACCCGATGGCGGATATTGCGGAAATATCGGAATATCTAAACATATCGATCAGAGCCCGAAATAGTTTGTTTATAGTTCGCCGGCCGGACCTGCTAGCTGCACAGCCACGTTTACAGTTATGGGATCGTGAGCAGGCCAAGGAGAAACTAGGGTCTTTCTGAAGTATCAGTTGTGGGATTGCATAATGTAATCTTGGCTTGTGCGTCGTTCAATCCGAGATCGGGAGTTTCTGCCAAATTGTTTCATAATTAATAGCCCCGAGATATTGGCGGCTGCCCGAGCTCTACAATAGTTTCGTACGCCAAGCCACTCTGCTGACCCTTCGAATGTTACTCTTTATCTCAGGGAACATGGGAGAATCATTTGTATGATGATTTTCTCTTCGTAGCCATCATGGTTGAACGTATGACAGTGTTAAAACAACGTAGTAGACTTATATATcattaaaattaattaaattcaaCTCAAACATCTCACCGTTTACTTGTATTCAGCATCAAATGCTCCAACTCCCTCAGATAGAAAGGATCTGGCACCAGAATCTGGTCATCGTAGCCAAACTTGGCACCCGGTGATAAGATACCATTTATGTATTCGTACCAGTTGATACTCCTGAAGTCGTATATCAGTTCTGACAGCACATACAGATTATACAGGTTGGTCATATTGTTTCTCATGCCGTTGTTGGAAATCTGGAATGAAATGGAGATAAAAATTCAAGGTTCCCCTGAAAAGGGTTCGGGAAAATAATGTACTGACCTCTGCTAGTTTCTTCGTGAATTCCAAGACATCTTTCTGTTCAATCCTAGCATTAACAAGGCTGGAACCGAAGTAGACTGCTACTTCCTCCATGTACCGTAGGTAGGTACGTTGGATGTCAGCGTCTATTGGCTGGTTATGAGTTTTATAGGGATCACTGAGCTACAACAATCAATAATAATCAGAATATGcagatttattattcatttattctttcATAATATTGCCTCTGAAACCATCATCTTGGATATAGACTGCTCAATGGAATCAACACATGCAAACTATACGGAGGTAagaaacagaacacccagtattaatGAATTAGGCACCGAAGTGATCGACTGGCTTCGTGCAGAGAACGGAGAACGAccttgaaaaattcataaacttcAGTGATGATTTCAGACTTTGTTTGGCCATATATAATGGTTGTACAAGAGTGAGAAGGCTCGGGGCAACAACCTTCGTGGTTCCCAGTCCGACAGAGGTCGCTTTAGAATAAATATAAGTGTTGAAGAGCTAAATAAGTCAATAAGGTTAGGAAGTAACGTCAATTTAATTCTGTACCGGGtgattgtttatatttcattcaatagcTATCTCAGTTAACATTGGTCTTACGAAAACCTTTAAGTGGAAACACTTGAAGAAATTGTTGCACTGGAACCTTACAGTTTCTGTATCgataatactgcatttaaagAATGGAGtctttgatatacagttactgtataGTTTCAGCATTGCAGCGTCGAGGGTAGGTAGGTACTAACGTTACAGTACGTTattctaaaaaaaaacacttttttctcataccattttttccaattcgggcctgataaaaagatatagccattataagttttcataatgtgctgtGCGAAAGTACCTTTAGAATAACttgcttaatctgtgacactacagatctgtggatctttcaaacagagttgtactcAGCTaaagtagccaatttttcaaatttcaccgatactttttggtttttgaacatcaaattactcgaaaacaccgcattatatgagaaaatatgaggaacagtttaattttacaaaacattcagatattcatcagatagcgtccaacttagtttcaagacttgagttatttgaatttttggtatttttgtggtacctaatggtcataatgagaaaactggaagacgtagatgctcttgtgttcgaaaaagattcatcaaatgaatgaaaaactatattccgaaattcatttcattcgataaaactgtttgtgcaATAGAActggaaataacatttttttatggttcttcaacagcctgtattttgtaaaccgagctgattcgggaaaaatggttaaggaaaaaagtgtttttttcgacCCCAAGAATCTGTTCAACttattcaatgaataaaagttttgtttgatcaaatgaatttttttttggattattatacaAACAGAATATGGGATCCGTTATTGCGAGGCAGTTTCTTTATCATTTGAAGTGCATTGCTGTACATTTTTGTACAGACTATAGAATCATCGCTGTATTCTAAGTGCAGCAACGCTGAACTATATTCATATATGAAGtggtacccctcagaagctccgtaagcttgtacgagttcggagaatcagttgtgttctgtgtaggctttgttactgtgtcttCACGCTACCTTAGACACAGCACTGTCGAtttgaacccaacagtgaatgttGGTCCGTACCCGCATGGActagaaaattccttctctagcccgggatcgaactcgGTACCTTGTGGTTGAGAAATTATGAGCCGACGCttctaaccaccaagctacggACGCTATACTGTGGCTATGCATCAAATACAGTTTGTACTGTATATACAGTAACTAAGAAGTTCAGCGGGACGTATACGGTCTGTTTAGATAGATTGAGTTTAGCATTTCAAGGGCAGCAACGCTGTACTGTTTTTATGCAGTGACCAATCAAGGTTGAAACTGTAATTCACAACATTTCTGCTTACAATTCACATCAAACAGGGTTCTTTTGGCAGAATTCGAGAGAGCGAACACCTGTTAAAAGTAAGAAAATAAACTTTCACCTAATAACCAGTTCCAATAATGAATTTCCTTCGGCATCCCTCACCCCTTGTCAAGAATCGGACCTTTCCCTATAGGATTCGATTCCGTCGGCCAACAACTCTATCCCGAGTCATCTCGGCCCGTCCTAACTGATCGAGCACCATTCCCTCACCGAAGCAATCTAAAGCCCCAGAACTTTCTCGTGCCCGAATACGTTTTCCGCGGAATTAAAAACGAAACGGGTGTAACTCAATGAAAACATCACGTGAATTCATCGAAACAGCTCCGGGACGAATTCAAAGTTGTTTTTTCCGAGAGATAAAATCCCGAAATGAACGTTACGCTAGAGAAAACAGGAAGGAGATAACCCCGTACCGTTTATGGCGGCAGGGTCTCGGATTAAAATTTTCACTCACTTGTAAAACGTATTTGGTCGGGTCTTTTTTATCCCGCTCCACAGacacatcaatgaaaaattcgaaattgacgcCCATCCGTCTGAGCTTGTGCACGGCCTGCTGCCAATCAAACTCCTGCTCGTTCCAGTTGTCGCCCTCGAGTATCGGCCATCCGCCCATCCTTCTGAAAATTTGTTTCATCCACTTCAATCCGTCCGTCTCGAGGGCTGATTCGTTCATGCAGGCCCTGAAACGGATTAATGCGACATTGTTAACAGGATAAGTCGACTTTTTTTTAGAGGAGATGGATCAGACGGAAGATTTCTAGTACCCAGAGTTGTTGAAAAGGGCAAGGGAGTTCATAACTTATATTTTTCGGTGTCTATTACTTGTCTGATACATTTGGGATTAGCCCGTTTTGTTTCTCGATCATTTCCACATTTTCTACGTTCGTTGTTGCACCTTTAAGGTGCCGAGGAGACACAGTTAGAAATATGTTCCTTATTTGctatgtatcattttgagaccACGCAGGAAACGCGATTTTAAAAGATATATTTGTGCCATATTTGTGATGTATCATTTCGAGATTATGGAGAGAACAATATTATATGAGAGTTTTATGATCCCTGGTGAATTATTTAGAAATTGTTCTTAATTGTTTCGTTTTAACATCATGAAGAGAACAGGATGAGCGAAAGTAGTGAAGGGGTTTTATTGATTTAGTTCTTGGAAGGGGGGGTATAATTACAACCAGTACCGCCCCCGTGGGTGCGCCCCTGACTTGAAATCGTTCGATAGGTACTTTAAGAGATATCCATCTCTGTAGCCATCTAtctggaaaatcaagctcaatggacaaaagagccaagcaatattactacagaagaaaagaatgcgacccacaacgaaactggatgttgacggcgaagaaatcgactggaaaaatgaagccaaatatttaggaataacgcttgacaaaggacttacttggaaaagtcatatcgaacaagcaatcgacaaaacgaaagcagcgatgaatagactctatcctctgataggaagaagaagccacatgtcgaaagagacaaaattgaagataatcagagccgttgctaggcctcaactgacttatggatcagagttgcctggggtttcgcggcaaagagccttatcaaaagaattcaggccactgaaaacaagctgctacgatgtgcaatagatgcaccttggtttgtcaggaatagacagatttataaggacctggaatgggaaaccataacggaattcatgaacagaaaagcagagaaattattcgaaacagcgaaaaaccatccgaatcaagaactcaggagactagtggattacgacccagaggaagacaaaaggagaatgcgaatttaccgaaggagaccaagagatcaattaaaaagagattaaaataacaacagaaacttattgaaaaattcaataaagtgttaatccaatagaggataaacacataaatcccagcacgatagtgtgcgagaagaaaaccgaccaagagaacggtttataggcaaatgcccggaaccaaaattcaagaagcagttgagggtttttagtgggtctcgagctcaggagagtgagaaaccccacactgttccccctcaggagggtggttcgtctgtcttgcagattttccccctgctacaccaaaaaaaaaacattatgtaTTTCTTTTTCCCCAGATTAATGATTGAGAATTTCTTCTATATTTGcgatgtatcattttgagatcatggaGGTAACATGATTGTATGAGCGACATATTGGGAAATAATTCTTTGGTCCTTGGACATAAATGAATTTCCTCAAATACCTCATCGAATTAATATATGATTTGTTAAAATATTTCCTTGTCAACAATGAATGATACTAACGTTGTTTCTTTAAAATCCAGAATTTGAGGTCAATATTCATATTCCTTTCACTTTGCATTAggaatattacgaaaatgagtTTTGAATATATGCTGAGCGAAAATATAAggtatttctcaattttttataACAGCATTTTTCTATTTCTCAAAGGTATCAGCGAAAGAGCTAATAAGGAACAAATATTTACATGATCTATATTCGCTCCAAAAAGGTCATTTATGTTATGTATTTGTGACGAACAAAGAAATCTATAATAACAGAGGATAATCCGCTTaattaattgaataatttcaacatgaatttttttatcttGGTTTTGGAGAAGTATGTTCTTATGCCTAGGTATTTCTTGTACCCAATTTTCTGCTTTGGCCATATTCAAAAACTTATTGTCGATTTTCCTGCATTTTTTCAATCATATGATTACTGTAAAGAGAAGGGATAGTCGCTAATGTGGGTAACGTTAAATTCCTCTTCCGCTCGAAGCAATTCTTTTCCAATATAATAAGTGGACAGTAGAAACATCAAAATTACCTATAAAATTTTTTCGCTTGACCTAGAGGCTCGTCCGATAGATCAGCCTGCTCCAGCATGTTCTTAATCCTCGATTGGATCTCCTCCCTCATAATATCCGGTGCAGTGCGGAAATGCTCCCTCTCCAGGTTTGTGTTTTTCAGGAAATTTCCGCAGGAGAATTTATAGAAGTCGCGGCACGGATCCAAGCCAGCGTCGATTTGATTGAGCAAATTCATAGAGCTCTCCAGGCAGGTTGAACTGGTGCATATTTCCGGTTTTCCTGAAAGAGAAATAACTCAGATACTTTGGGAGTACACAACTCGAGTTTTAGGTAATACTGGACATGTTTTCATGTTCGGGTTGACCTCAATGATAGGAGTTGCGGAAAAATAGTCTCCTATCTTGAATTCCGAGTCTTGAGGTGCAAGAATTCACGAATATAAAGGAATTAATGGAAGAAAAAACCATTACATCAGttagaataaaaaatattggaaatattGAATTTACTTTTATGTTCAAATAACTcagcaaaaaaaatttcgaaaaaaattaaaaaattaatcgAATGAACAATTTCAACCATTATGCTGGGTAGATTTATCACAAAAGAAATAAGACACCAACTTCTACAAAAAGTTTatggaaaactaaaaattgtttAGCTTACTCTTCTCACAATaagaatatcaaaaataaatttgttttcatttttcaaaatttgtattAGTGAAACTATgctaattttttaattttaacattttgaagttgaaattgATACCGGattttgttatattttatatttctcaATGAGCGTTTTCACTGGATGAAGTTGAGCACGACAAATTTCAAATTTAGTAAGTACTTACTCAAAATGATGTACAATAGAAGAACGACGAGGAATATTGTTACAAAAACAACTGCTAAAAGAATAAGACGCTTCTCCAATTTTGATCTTGGCATCCACAATTtctcatataaattttttcgttctTTGAGATCTCTGAAATgcaaataaatattgaaattattcatttattttttttatgataagaaataattttattcatccCCTAGGAAAAGTACATTTATATAGGAAATGTCAAAGAAACCAATTGCTACAATtcagaaaacaataaaataaaaggaAACTCTATATAAGATAAGTAACAAAACAACGATGCAGAAGAGAGTGCAAATGAAATTCATGTATTGAAGTTACACAGTAAAAAACgtgttgaataaatatttttctgtgaaattttaataaATGAATTATTTGCATATTTGGCAATTAGTGGTTGAAATGAttgcaatttgaaataaatgtaAAATGGCAAAAATTTTAAAGAATGTAAACCTATTCAAGCAGTGAATAGTGCGGAGATTTCAGCTCTGATATAAAAAAACAATAGAATCAATATATATACTCACGATTTTTCCTCACTTTTTTTACCCATGCTAGCCGAAATGGATTACATCAATATCTAACCACAAGTCACAGAACAAATATAATAGACGAACGCTCATGAAAGTCACGAAACGTATGATACAATAGTTGCAACTAATTCAATGATGGATCGGTTATTAAGAGATACCCTAATTAGTGACCGCACTAATAAAAACCTTTATTAAGTACTCATTTGACGGTGCCATTCATCCAGCAAGGTGTTATTCAACGTCGAGTATTTTTGAATGCCAAACGTTGAGTGGGTGGTTCCTCTAATGGTCATTGTCGTGCATGTTGTTGGTAAGTTATGCGAAATCAACTGTGTAATCACCAGGAATTGACCCAGGCTGCAAGCGTAATCTATTTATAGACGTGAGAAATGACGCGGTATTGTATAATTAGGGGGGCAttatttccagatgaaaattgtggattttcgaaattgaaatatttcttcaacctaaACATATTTTTCTAGGTATATTTTATAGGTGAGTCTACGCCACTGGTTTAAACGCCCGTTAAGGTGTGGCACCGTTGATTGATTAGGATAATGAAGACATCATGAAATGTTCTCAAAAAGTTTAATCTCGCAGAAGGAATAACCCTTACAgcaaattttcgaaaagaaCAACGCATCTGACACAGATTAGAAATTGCACCTGTTCATAAGGACCTAACCTACTGTAACCGCAGTATGGTCGCATGATATAATCTGACCATACCATCCTATTTGATTCAATTTTAGCCTATCAGCGCTGGATTCGCACACGTTATAATGCTACAAATACAGAAACAGGTGGTCTTGTGATACGCTTCACACGGTCCTCGATAATTTATTTGTGACAATAGAATATCTAGGCACAAATCGGCAGGATATCACCCAACCCAATGACCCAATTACCAGGAATTCATCATAGCCATTCTCCAACTGGGAGAGATTGAACATGCAggcatgaaatgaaaaatttcgcaCCACTGGTGAATGGAAGTGTTCTCGAACTTTTTATAAAGTATAGAAATGAAGATATCAGTATATGAGAATAAATGTTAACACATATGAAATGCTTATCATGAGCACATAACCTGAACCAAAATGACTTTCTAAAAATAATTTGCAGGTAGTTGAGGGTATTGATTTCATCGTTCTCATGAATGCTTTCTTGGAAGGGTATTTTCGAAGAGAGAAGGATGTTTTTCTCATCATATCTGCACTAATATTCATAAACCTCGTTACAGAAGTGCGAGAGTCAAATTAATAACATCAAAAACATAAAACAGTCTTATTATTTCAGTATATGTTGACACaattatgtttgttttatggaGAGTACAGAGTACAACTAAAACAGTTTAAACTATGCAGGTCACTCGCCTACCTCATTAATATATATAACAAAAAACAACAAACACCTTTAAAAATTTTACCTACATTACAAGTCATAATATCTATACAATATTCAAACTAACATCGAATCAAATAGAAATGCATTTCACAAGGCCTTTTACCTCGTATTCTGCTGACGATCTTCTTGCATACAACCTTCATCAAGCTCTTTATTTCTAAATAATCCGCAGCTAGCAATATATCGCATAATATTTCTTTAtcaacattgaaaaattgaCTGTCCCAGCTAGGTAGGTTATCCGGATTGTCATCAGTTTCGAGAATCATATAATCATCCTTATGATGCGTTGCCCAAGTTTCTATCGTATTCAAAACGGTTGAGTTAACTTGTATCGGTATTTCCATTTCTCCCAAATCGTCTACGCCCAGATTGTCGACCATATGTCTTATTACAGAAGAGCATCGCATAATATTTAGGTCCAAAAATCGTAATTTTCCGTTAGACGTGCGTACTTTCAGTAGacatatctgaaaacaaaattgGTTTTGGGTTTCTAGCTTTTCAAGCGATATTTTCTACTTTGTGTTGTGCAAACTGTAGTTAGAAATTTAATATTCTGTGCTTGAAAGTAGTGCACAGCTTCTGGAATACCATTGTCATTTTCTACATTTGATATAAACCGTAAGTTCAGGGACTAgccatgaaataaataaatacatttcATGCTGATGACTTACAGAATTCTTTGCTTTTTTACTGGAACTTTCTTCTGAATCAACCACTACTTCTTCATTTCTCAATCTTTTACTTCCTTCTCCTATTTCAGCATTATTGAAAGTAGATGTGGAAGGTTGTTGTTCCATATTTTCTTTATCACAGTCCATTGCTGATTGAAGATTTTCGAGTGGAATTctgaaaatatatgaattccaaggaataattttcataaaacaaaaacaacagATGTCAAATTAAAGAAATTAGAACATGgaataattataatgaatatcTTGATAGTGAAAAGTTCAAGCATGTGAATATTATCAAGGTTTCCTTCAAAACGAAGCATTATTAGATATATTTAATAATTTTACTCAGATAACGATAATATAAAACATAAATTATTAACAAAGTTCATTTACTCTTCGAATGAAAGTAAAAATATGTAGGAATTTGTGAACCTTTTCTTCAGCTATTGTGTTTATTGACTTTCCCTTTATTGATATGTGTTTCTGTCTTCGAAACAAGTGCAATTTTGTTGATGTAAATGTATTCGTtaaggaaaataaaattttgaccCATCTCGAGTTTCTCGAAGAAACTATTTCGAAATTTCCAACAGATGGTCATGTTGACCATGTAATGAATGGAAGAAACATAAGCGTAAACTTAACACTATAATACTCACGTTAAAAATGGATTTTACAGTTGAAAACAACTTCAGTCAAAATTAAAGTTATTGCAAATATTTAACAATTCATAGTCCACAAGAAGTCGACCAGTACATATGCGACAAGGAGAAgaatgattaaatgaaaaaagaaatatgtGTTTTTACCAGAATGCGGCGAATCAAGAGAGAAGGTTATGTGTTTGCCTTTATTTATAACCATTTCTGTGGTCTCTTCCAGCTCATTGAAAAGTCCTTGAATTGAAAGATCATATTTCCAATAAATGGATGAAAAATTGAATGACACATATAATTTAATGTGAACTTTTAAAGTTTGAAAAGCATAAAAATTTTTCGTAGATTAAAATTACTAttaaatggtaaaaaaattgTCGCTTATATTCATAATGATATAGTTATGGGTACCTTTTATGTATGAATAAAATTGTCAAGGATTTCTCAACAATCGGGGTGGTATATTATATTTGATCAATCTTTGGAGACCCAGCGTTGTTTGCTTGAGTGAAACGCATATAACGGCAGAGATAACAATAGAAGAAATAAATATTGATGGCTATGAAATACTAAACTGTGTTTCAAATAACAGCAGAACTGGAGGAGtactgattttcatgaaaagaGGGTTGACTTACACACCTAAATATAAAATCATAGAGCACCCTTATTTGTGGCTCCTTGCGGTCGAAGTGAAGATCAATAGAGACAAAGTACTCTTGGTGACGTTGTATCATCCCCCGGGTGTGCGGGTTTCTAAATTTTTGTCTGTCTTGGAGGAATTCTTGGAGGAAATTTGTTCATTTGGATGATATATTATTTGTTTGGGTGATTTCAATTTAGATTTCAAGAAAGCAAGCTTTTATTCCAACAAATGCAGGTTGATCATCGAACAGAGTGGTTTGGAACAAATCGTCTCCGAATATACTAGAGTAACCGAAAATAGCTCAACACTTATCGATTATGTCATAACGAATTGTAAAAAAATGGAACATACCGTTCACCTAACTCCAAAGATCTCTGACCACTCCATTATAACTTTGACATTAAATAATTGCATCGATAGATCAGATCCAACTTTTCAGAGCAAACGTTCTTACGCAGGATATGATATTGGTATTTTTCAGGATCAGTTGAGACAGAGCCATTGGAATAGTTCTTCTATTGACGTGAATACCTTGGCactaaattttgaaaatctaatcagtgaatcattcgataatatttgtcCTATcaagaagaaaacaaaaaaacgTGTCCCCCTACTTCCTTGGTTATCTGATGATATAAAACATATGATGAAAGCTAGAGATGTTCTTTACAGAAAAGCTGTAtatacaaaaaatgaaattcattggaAAGAATTCAAAT
The window above is part of the Coccinella septempunctata chromosome 8, icCocSept1.1, whole genome shotgun sequence genome. Proteins encoded here:
- the LOC123319046 gene encoding neprilysin-2-like codes for the protein MGKKSEEKSDLKERKNLYEKLWMPRSKLEKRLILLAVVFVTIFLVVLLLYIILRKPEICTSSTCLESSMNLLNQIDAGLDPCRDFYKFSCGNFLKNTNLEREHFRTAPDIMREEIQSRIKNMLEQADLSDEPLGQAKKFYRACMNESALETDGLKWMKQIFRRMGGWPILEGDNWNEQEFDWQQAVHKLRRMGVNFEFFIDVSVERDKKDPTKYVLQLSDPYKTHNQPIDADIQRTYLRYMEEVAVYFGSSLVNARIEQKDVLEFTKKLAEISNNGMRNNMTNLYNLYVLSELIYDFRSINWYEYINGILSPGAKFGYDDQILVPDPFYLRELEHLMLNTSKRVLANFVAWHTLQYFIKFMPSDLVNKAHEYMESLTAVSRRPRWQMCVESVKEKMGPVISSAYIEQYFDEETRRDVTDMVHNIKDQYKEILSGLDWIDDVSRKVILEKLLDSAVDIVSYEDLSSLNQLCTSFGEVKIYEDNLLLSVMNLDQFGLDAEFRKLSRRVRTNWLEDPDFVTGLNIALSPFDNILVVPVGILNSIYYEKDRPKYLNYGALGSVIGNKVWQIFAATKHKEMGGEAKSWWTPVTLLNYEDRLKCLGRLFGRTTTPDDHKHNATQASEEDLMHLAGVKASYEAYKHWLERNGREPNLPGVELPPEQLFWVYFARPFCAKYTNYLDSVEKVRVNGIVSNIEEFVEDFSCGSGDNMNFEKKCDIF
- the LOC123319047 gene encoding S-phase kinase-associated protein 1-like; this translates as MDCDKENMEQQPSTSTFNNAEIGEGSKRLRNEEVVVDSEESSSKKAKNSICLLKVRTSNGKLRFLDLNIMRCSSVIRHMVDNLGVDDLGEMEIPIQVNSTVLNTIETWATHHKDDYMILETDDNPDNLPSWDSQFFNVDKEILCDILLAADYLEIKSLMKVVCKKIVSRIRGKRPCEMHFYLIRC